Proteins encoded in a region of the Vicia villosa cultivar HV-30 ecotype Madison, WI linkage group LG5, Vvil1.0, whole genome shotgun sequence genome:
- the LOC131606311 gene encoding SKP1-like protein 1A, producing the protein MASTSTSAKKVNLKSSDGNIFEVEQEVAMQSQTIKHMIEDDCADETGIPLPNVTSKILAKVIEYCKKHAEAANTDEYGRPVDENDIKNWDAEFVKVDQNTLFDLILAANFLDIKSLFDLTCKTVAGMMDGKSPEEIRKTFNIKNDYTKEEEEEVRRENQWAFE; encoded by the coding sequence ATGGCATCGACATCAACATCAGCAAAGAAGGTGAATCTCAAAAGTAGTGATGGTAACATTTTCGAAGTCGAGCAGGAAGTGGCGATGCAATCACAAACCATCAAGCATATGATTGAGGATGATTGCGCTGATGAAACCGGAATCCCTCTCCCGAATGTGACCAGCAAGATTCTGGCCAAGGTCATTGAGTATTGCAAGAAGCACGCCGAAGCAGCGAATACGGATGAATATGGAAGGCCTGTTGATGAGAATGATATCAAGAACTGGGATGCTGAGTTTGtcaaggttgatcagaatacaCTCTTTGATCTCATATTGGCGGCAAACTTCTTGGACATTAAGAGTCTGTTTGATCTTACATGCAAGACTGTGGCGGGCATGATGGATGGTAAGTCACCCGAGGAGATTCGCAAGACGTTCAACATTAAGAATGACTACACTAAGGAGGAAGAGGAGGAGGTTCGTCGCGAAAATCAATGGGCTTTTGAATGA